The Pocillopora verrucosa isolate sample1 chromosome 2, ASM3666991v2, whole genome shotgun sequence genome has a segment encoding these proteins:
- the LOC131786626 gene encoding trifunctional enzyme subunit beta, mitochondrial yields MAASVYCSGKLLRTFARNSQSRGVNALFLRCASSSQKQKSTSKGAPSKAAGRNIVLVEGVRTPFLMAGTSYADLLSHDIQRGALEGLVTRTGISKDVVDHIVIGTVIQEVKTSNISREAALGAGFSDKTPCHTVTMACISSNQAITSAVGLIASGQCDTVIAGGVEFMSDVPIRLSRPLRKTLLSLNKAKSLGARLGLLSKIRPKFLSPELPAVAEFSTGETMGHSGDRLAAAFGISRQEQDEYALRSHTLAHQAASAGKLEDVVPYKVPGRTETVTADNGIRVSTMQQMAKLKPAFVKPHGSVTAANASFLTDGASACLIMSEDKALEMGFKPKAYLRDFVYVSQDPKDQLLLGPAYSTPKVLEKAGLKLQDIDVFEYHEAFAGQILANLKAMDSDWFAQNYMGRSSKVGVPPMEKLNTWGGSLSIGHPFGATGVRLVTTTANRLLKEGGQYGLVAACAAGGLGHAMVVERYPS; encoded by the exons ATGGCGGCCAGCGTGTACTGTAGTGGAAAACTTTTACGAACCTTTGCCAGAAACTCTCAGAGTAGAGGCGTGAATGCTT TATTCCTAAGATGTGCCAGTTCATCACAAAAGCAAAAATCCACTTCCAAAG GTGCACCTTCCAAAGCAGCTGGGAGAAACATTGTTTTAGTAGAGGGAGTGCGAACTCCATTTCTTATGGCTGGAACCAG TTACGCTGATCTTCTGTCACATGATATTCAAAGAGGAGCATTGGA GGGTCTTGTTACCAGGACTGGTATAAGTAAAG ATGTTGTTGATCACATTGTCATTGGTACAGTTATTCAAGAGGTCAAAACCAGCAATATTTCACGAGAG GCTGCTCTGGGTGCTGGCTTCTCAGACAAGACTCCATGTCACACTGTGACCATGGCTTGTATCTCATCAAATCAGGCAATTACTTCAG CTGTTGGACTAATTGCAAGTGGTCAGTGTGACACCGTGATTGCTGGAGGAGTTGAATTCATGTCAGATGTTCCCATCAGACTCAGCAGACCACTTAGAAAAACTCTGCTGTCTTTAAATAAG GCCAAATCTCTTGGTGCAAGACTTGGGCTTCTTTCAAAAATCAGACCAAAATTTCTCTCTCCTGAG CTGCCAGCTGTGGCTGAATTTTCTACTGGTGAAACCATGGGACATAGTGGTGACAG attggcAGCTGCATTTGGCATCAGTAGGCAAGAACAG GATGAATATGCCTTACGATCTCACACACTAGCACATCAAGCAGCAAGT GCTGGAAAGTTGGAAGACGTTGTACCTTACAAAGTACCAG GTCGCACTGAAACTGTGACAGCTGATAATGGGATCCGGGTCTCAACCATGCAGCAGatggcaaaattaaaaccagcATTTGTTAAACCACATGGCTCTGTCACTGCAGCTAATGCTTCCTTTCTG ACAGACGGAGCCTCTGCTTGCTTGATAATGAGCGAAGATAAAGCTCTTGagatgggattcaaacccaAAGCATACCTGAG GGATTTTGTATATGTCTCACAGGATCCCAAAGATCAGCTTTTATTGGg ACCAGCTTACTCCACGCCCAAAGTTCTGGAGAAAGCTGGACTCAAGTTGCAGGACATTGATGTTTTTGAATACCACGAAGCATTTGCA ggtCAAATTCTGGCCAACTTGAAAGCTATGGATTCAGACTGGTTTGCACAGAACTACATGGGAAGAAGCTCAAAG GTTGGGGTCCCTCCAATGGAAAAATTAAACACTTGGGGTGGCTCCCTTTCTATTGGTCATCCTTTTGGTGCCACTGGAGTTCGATTGGTCACCACAACTGCCAACAGACTTCTTAAGGAAGGTGGTCAATATGGGCTGGTTGCTGCATGTGCTGCTGGAGGTTTG ggTCACGCAATGGTTGTGGAACGATATCCGTCTTGA
- the LOC131786674 gene encoding cys-loop ligand-gated ion channel-like produces the protein MTSSSGLTEDRFSILLSRLDRIEASLAGLEDVKKLLVEIEDNTHAEVDNKCDFRQNKLEKVIVAIRTSIISVGDIDTVGQQFKCDFYMSATWSEPQLQGRSPDDIRWSNEWHPRIVFFNAVEIEKMEINHKLFYEEGNKIPYAMQSYRIKGSFRENLELWNFPLDYQQLTITLMSDWTDKLVEFEKDLRKPDRLRPETFTADQEWHLCRNVVTESTSTVSSEGSSANDYPLYHIKCHVKRKNGYYLWNIVMIIFVISLLSFCSFSVEISSPSDRLSVTLTLLLTAVAFKFVVSQSLPTISYLTLLDKYVLCALLFLGCMAIENAVAAALILDSAAQKKFDRICLYVGIGCFVCIHVVFLAFVIVKSRTRNRILSENDKKFWEMLQRVKNYAMEKEQRKTEKPEERSQQDKVLVVKASPHQGGVTA, from the exons ATGACCTCTTCGTCGGGGCTTACAGAGGATAGATTTTCTATTCTTCTCTCGAGACTTGATAGAATCGAAGCTTCTCTGGCTGGCCTTGAAGATGTCAAGAAACTACTAGTAGAGATAGAGGACAACACTCATGCCGAAGTAGATAATAAGTGCGATTTTCGTCAAAACAAACTTGAGAAG gttaTTGTGGCAATTAGAACCAGTATTATATCTGTTGGTGACATTGACACAGTTGGTCAGCAATTCAAATGTGATTTTTATATGTCGGCAACCTGGTCAGAGCCACAACTGCAGGGAAGAAGTCCGGAT gatATAAGATGGAGCAATGAATGGCATCCCAGAATTGTGTTTTTTAATGCtgtggaaattgaaaaaatggaaataaatcaTAAATTGTTTTATGAAGAGGGTAATAAAATACCATATGCCATGCAGTCATACAGAATAAAAGGAAGTTTTAGAGAAAATTTGGAGTTGTGGAATTTTCCTTTGGATTATCAG CAACTGACAATAACACTCATGTCAGATTGGACTGATAAACTTGTAGAATTTGAAAAAGACCTAAGAAAGCCAGATAGGTTGCGGCCTGAAACATTCACAGCTGACCAAGAATGGCACCTATGTAGAAATGTGGTCACTGAATCAACTAGTACTGTATCTTCAGAGGGAAGCAGTGCTAATGACTACCCTCTCTACCATATCAAGTGTCATGTTAAGAGAAAGAATGGTTACTACCTTTGGaacattgttatgattatt tttgtcATTTCTCTCTTATCATTCTGTTCATTTTCTGTGGAAATCTCATCACCTTCTGATCGACTCAGTGTCACCCTTACCCTTCTGTTGACAGCAGTAGCTTTCAAGTTTGTTGTATCACAGAGTTTACCAACTATTTCATACTTGACATTACTG gACAAATATGTTTTGTGTGCCCTTCTCTTCCTGGGTTGCATGGCTATTGAAAATGCAGTTGCTGCAGCTCTCATTCTAGACTCAGCAGCTCAGAAAAAGTTTGATAGAATTTGTTTATATGTTGGCATTGGCTGCTTTGTTTGCATCCATGTTGTGTTCTTGGCTTTTGTCATTGTCAAG TCAAGAACAAGAAATAGAATACTCTctgaaaatgacaagaaattcTGG GAGATGTTACAGAGGGTAAAAAATTATGCAatggaaaaagaacaaagaaaaacagaaaaacctgaagaaagATCTCAGCAAGACAAAGTTTTGGTTGTAAAGGCCTCCCCCCACCAGGGAGGGGTCACTGCCTAG
- the LOC131786668 gene encoding uncharacterized protein, giving the protein MADGVKKEVIKPGNGRTPHRGATITVNCTGSLNMNPPKKFWSTKDPGQKPFTFQVGLGKVIAGWDEGCMTMSEGEIAKLTIPSHKGYGASGFSSWGIPPNADLLFEIEILSIK; this is encoded by the exons ATGGCCGACGGTGTGAAGAAAGAAGTCATTAAACCTGGGAACGGTCGCACTCCGCACAGAGGAGCTACCATTACAGTCAATTGTACTGGATCGTTAAACATGAACCCACCCAAAAAGTTTtggag TACAAAAGATCCAGGGCAGAAACCATTTACATTCCAAGTTGGATTAGGGAAAGTGATTGCAG GTTGGGATGAAGGATGCATGACAATGAGTGAAGGAGAAATAGCAAAGCTCACTATTCCTTCCCACAAAGGTTATGGGGCATCAGGTTTCTCGTCTTGGGG GATTCCTCCCAATGCTGATCTCCTATTTGAAATAGAGATTTTGTCCATCAAGTGA
- the LOC131786666 gene encoding monoacylglycerol lipase abhd6-A-like, whose product MVLWLGLFLPLVGVVALAIFLIWAVVVTLYFACPHVLSHVIHRLTIFRGGFTLKYVSVGDFTFSYVERGKSEKAENVILMVHGFTGDKGIWCLMGKAIPKTFHLVAVDLPGHGYTTRKHHDDHSIPAQVAKLHQFVLAVGLNKKKFHLVGLSMGGFVAGVFASQYSSLLSSLVLMCPAGINAPKMSDFINNIANGGKNYLLPDNPQDFQYMIKKVSHRKIFIPFFIAKIMCAARSQSNSFYEKVLTEIVRPDQRYLLQDVLENIDVPTLTLWGSNDLILDVSAVDIIREKVKNCQVEILSSCGHAITLEIPWKSAKLILKFINSLPKTER is encoded by the exons ATGGTGTTATGGCTGGGactttttcttcctcttgtAGGGGTTGTGGCGCTTGCAATATTTCTTATCTGGGCTGTTGTTGTGACATTATATTTTGCATGTCCCCATGTCTTGAGCCACGTCATACacag GTTAACAATATTTAGAGGAGGGTTTACCTTGAAGTATGTGTCAGTGGGAGACTTCACATTTAGCTACGTTGAGAGAGGGAAAAGTGAAAAGGCAGAAAATGTCATTCTGATGGTTCATGGTTTTACAGGAGATAAAGGTATTTGGTGTCTTATGGGAAAAGCCATACCTAAGACATTTCATCTGGTAGCAGTAGATCTTCCAGGACATGGGTATACTACCCGAAAACACCATGATGATCATTCTATTCCAGCTCAAGTTGCCAAACTTCATCAG tttGTGTTGGCTGTTGGACTGAATAAGAAGAAGTTTCATTTAGTTGGTTTGTCCATGGGTGGCTTTGTGGCTGGTGTGTTTGCATCACAGTACTCATCTTTGCTATCATCCTTGGTCCTTATGTGTCCTGCAGGCATAAATGCACCAAAAATGAGTGATTTCATCAATAACATTGCCAATGGTGGAAAGAACTATTTGCTGCCTGACAATCCTCAGGATTTTCAGTACATGATAAAGAAAGTGTCTCATCggaaaattttcattcctttcttcATTGCCAAAATCATGTGTGCAGCTAGGAGCCAATCAAATTCTTTCTATGAAAAAG ttttgactgaaatagttcggcCTGACCAAAGATATCTTCTACAGGATGTTCTGGAGAACATTGATGTTCCGACCCTTACGTTGTGGGGCAGTAATGACCTG ATCCTTGATGTGTCTGCAGTGGATATCATcagagaaaaagtaaagaacTGTCAGGTTGAGATACTGAGCAGTTGTGGTCATGCCATCACTTTGGAAATACCATGGAAATCAGCGAAATTGATTTTGAAGTTTATCAATTCACTTCCTAAAACTGAAAGGTGA